AAAGTACCTGAGACGCCATAGAAAGGGACGCTTTTTCAGAAGAGCCAAAGACCAAAGGAAAAGAGTCCGCCACCGTAGGTTTTTGCATTGGGCGTTCCTTATAGAAATGCGCTTCCGAAACAAAAGGCGTATCAGGGACTTTGCGTGGGAGTGGTACCGCAGCAGGTTTGCCCGCAGTTGGGTCTCTTACCGTTATAAGCTGATAAGGCTGCTGGCAAAGCGTTCCGTTGCCAAGCCTGTAGAGGTTGCTACTGAAACATACGTTGTACAAATACTTCCAATGGCTTGGGCTATTTCGCTCCACTCTACTTTCTTACGCCACTTTTCCGGTAACTTGAAGGTTCCCCTTATTCAGTATGTCCTGTTTGAGCACAGGACTCGGGGGTATCCACCTTGGGCATTGGTATTTCGGAAAAAAATAAGCCCATTTTATCCCCTGATTTTCTTTCCAGATATTTTTGGGCACAAAAAAACAACCTGCCTTTCTGACCCGATCTCTTGAGATGGTCAAAAACGACAGGTTGTTG
This portion of the Limibacter armeniacum genome encodes:
- a CDS encoding helix-turn-helix domain-containing protein encodes the protein MIKTQIIVPILQNTFSLSTLQPLVCCLQYRYISVNTFEMMQHLTLHNRQLIEAMLLNGASQAAIARALGVHRSTVNREISRNSVDGKYFADVAAKKAFVRKQMGANLMKLTKLFSEGKAQVSSRKGGGKSRFSLYFYPKYLRRHRKGRFFRRAKDQRKRVRHRRFLHWAFLIEMRFRNKRRIRDFAWEWYRSRFARSWVSYRYKLIRLLAKRSVAKPVEVATETYVVQILPMAWAISLHSTFLRHFSGNLKVPLIQYVLFEHRTRGYPPWALVFRKKISPFYPLIFFPDIFGHKKTTCLSDPIS